One window from the genome of Bacillus mesophilus encodes:
- a CDS encoding glycosyltransferase family 4 protein — translation MKKIASIVLNNFVNDSRVLKECVTLQNDGNDVTVIALHEGDLKEYEEVNGIKVYRIKLKTRNLPKNLIGQIIKYVELSYKILKKLTGKIDIVHCNDLMPLPISVAMKLLTNGKTKIVYDAHEFQTETQKLQGKTLRKKLATITETILITKVDKVITVSEGIAKEYEKRYTIKKPELVLNCPNYYEVSKTNKFRELFGIREDQKILLYQGALATGRGIEKLVEAMKELQKERDDVVLVFMGMGHLKDFVKNEAQLNKNIHFLDAVPPSEVLDYTVSADIGVSLIENSCLNYYYSLPNKVFEYIMSGLPVIVSDLPEMKRIVEENNCGVAVEISTEGFKESISNLLEEDLNAYKKNSLAAAKKYNWEIQEQVLLNLYRDLL, via the coding sequence ATGAAAAAAATTGCCTCAATTGTATTAAATAACTTTGTAAATGATTCAAGGGTGTTAAAGGAATGTGTAACGCTACAAAACGATGGCAACGATGTAACTGTTATTGCTTTGCATGAAGGAGACCTAAAGGAATACGAGGAAGTTAATGGAATAAAGGTTTATAGAATAAAACTAAAGACTAGAAATTTACCTAAAAATTTAATAGGCCAGATTATTAAATATGTTGAACTTAGTTATAAGATACTAAAGAAGCTAACAGGGAAAATTGATATTGTTCATTGCAACGACTTAATGCCACTCCCGATTTCAGTTGCAATGAAATTACTTACTAATGGTAAAACGAAGATTGTCTATGATGCTCATGAATTTCAAACTGAGACACAAAAATTACAGGGAAAAACATTAAGAAAAAAACTGGCGACAATTACTGAAACCATTCTTATCACTAAAGTAGATAAAGTGATAACTGTAAGTGAAGGTATTGCGAAGGAATATGAAAAAAGATATACCATTAAAAAGCCGGAATTGGTATTAAATTGCCCTAACTATTATGAAGTTTCTAAGACTAACAAATTCAGAGAACTGTTTGGAATCAGAGAAGATCAAAAAATTCTCTTATACCAAGGAGCCCTAGCAACTGGGAGAGGGATCGAGAAGCTTGTTGAGGCTATGAAAGAACTTCAAAAAGAACGAGATGATGTCGTCTTAGTATTTATGGGGATGGGACATTTAAAAGATTTTGTGAAAAATGAAGCACAACTTAATAAGAATATTCATTTTCTTGATGCAGTACCACCTTCTGAAGTATTAGATTATACCGTATCTGCAGATATTGGAGTTTCTTTAATAGAGAATAGCTGTTTGAATTATTATTACAGTTTACCGAATAAGGTATTTGAATATATCATGTCAGGGCTTCCGGTGATTGTTAGTGATTTACCTGAAATGAAAAGAATAGTTGAGGAAAACAATTGTGGAGTGGCAGTTGAAATCTCAACTGAAGGATTTAAAGAAAGTATTAGTAATTTGTTAGAAGAAGATCTCAATGCTTATAAGAAAAACTCATTAGCTGCCGCAAAGAAGTATAACTGGGAAATACAAGAACAAGTTCTTCTGAATCTTTACAGAGACTTACTATAA
- a CDS encoding O-antigen polymerase, whose product MLSLLFIFGFFLILFILFILTIKSNINLLIPTIPSVFIWSYIVFAYIGIMPLFFFWNDYRYAIGINDQEKILMLWGYSSLSILIVTSVFFFMSNVLNIKLVRNYKDSKVVLNRRARLGMYFLFILSLGVLFSYISQIPAIPLIEQFKGATSEELAKFRSMATNAFSGGLHWYRLFYSSVLTFISYYAFSLVIKEKTIVNWTFFLMTFLVTSFASLMSTAKAPFIWYVMGLVIVYLISKRKVIGIKAILLIGGIASISLIIMYKKFMGLDDRPLSDIFMTIFSRTFTGQISPAYFYIEMFPNYEDFLLGKSLPNIGGIFPYEPYRITVEVMNYMHPTLSEKGVVGSAPTVFWAEMYANFGFAGIVITSLVVGVLLYLLQFIIFKLSFNPITVAYVTFLILKFKDLALTGFGRFIFDIDIIVLTMFTAILLLLNMNLRQLINNIKGLNKDFKKILVKESIR is encoded by the coding sequence ATGCTATCTTTATTATTTATCTTTGGTTTTTTCCTCATATTGTTTATATTGTTTATACTAACCATAAAAAGTAATATAAATCTATTAATTCCAACCATTCCTAGTGTTTTTATTTGGAGTTATATTGTATTTGCTTACATTGGTATTATGCCTTTATTTTTTTTCTGGAATGACTATCGGTACGCAATTGGTATAAATGACCAAGAGAAGATTCTCATGTTGTGGGGTTATTCAAGTCTATCTATATTAATAGTTACTTCTGTATTTTTCTTTATGAGCAATGTTCTAAACATTAAACTTGTTCGGAATTACAAAGATTCTAAGGTTGTCTTGAATAGAAGAGCTAGATTAGGTATGTATTTTTTATTTATATTGAGTCTAGGAGTACTATTTTCTTATATTTCACAGATTCCAGCTATTCCCCTTATTGAACAGTTTAAAGGGGCTACATCGGAAGAGCTTGCGAAATTCCGCAGTATGGCGACAAATGCCTTTAGTGGGGGGCTCCACTGGTATAGACTTTTCTACTCCTCAGTTTTAACGTTTATTAGCTATTATGCTTTTTCTTTAGTTATTAAGGAAAAGACAATAGTAAACTGGACCTTTTTCCTGATGACATTTTTGGTAACTAGTTTTGCATCCTTAATGTCTACTGCTAAAGCTCCATTTATTTGGTATGTAATGGGCTTAGTTATTGTATATTTAATCTCTAAACGGAAAGTAATAGGTATAAAGGCTATTCTTTTAATTGGCGGAATTGCTTCTATTAGCTTAATTATTATGTACAAAAAGTTTATGGGACTAGACGATCGACCACTTTCAGATATCTTTATGACCATTTTCAGTAGAACATTCACTGGTCAAATATCTCCAGCTTACTTCTATATTGAAATGTTTCCTAATTACGAGGATTTCTTATTGGGTAAGTCTCTCCCCAATATTGGTGGGATTTTTCCATATGAACCATACAGAATAACTGTTGAAGTCATGAATTATATGCATCCAACATTAAGTGAAAAAGGCGTTGTTGGATCGGCACCAACTGTATTCTGGGCAGAAATGTATGCTAATTTTGGATTTGCAGGGATCGTTATCACTTCACTTGTTGTAGGAGTTTTATTGTATTTACTGCAATTTATTATCTTCAAACTTAGTTTTAATCCAATCACGGTTGCTTATGTAACATTTCTTATTTTAAAATTTAAAGATTTAGCGTTAACTGGTTTTGGAAGATTTATATTTGACATTGATATCATTGTCCTTACAATGTTTACTGCGATCCTATTACTATTAAATATGAATCTAAGACAGTTAATTAATAATATTAAGGGGTTAAACAAAGATTTTAAAAAAATCTTAGTGAAGGAAAGTATACGATGA